DNA sequence from the Sylvia atricapilla isolate bSylAtr1 chromosome 27, bSylAtr1.pri, whole genome shotgun sequence genome:
CTGGCGCGGTAGCCCCGCGGCCTCCGTGTTAAGGAGCGGGCAGCGCGGGCCGAAGCGGACGGGAGCAGCAGCCGGCTCCAGTGACGGTCGGCCGTGCCCCGCGGGCCCGGGACCTCCGCGCCCGCCCGGAGCCTTCCCTGGACTGCGGCTCGCCTGCACCCGCCGGACAGACCCAGCCCTGCACCCAGCGGGACCACCCCGGCGGCTCGTCTGTGCTCGTCCCGGTGGCCGTCCCGGAGCCGGTGCCGGCCCCACCTGGTCTCCCTGAGCGCGCAGCTCGAAGGacgcctcctcctcctcctcttcgGCCTCGCCGTCCACCTCCCGCTCCGCCTCGCCGTAATCCCGCCGCAGCAGCGTGAAGCCCCGTCgacagcacagcagccaccacAGCCCGCCCGGGAAAGGCATCGCCCCGCTGACACCGACGGGACGGCACCGGGACGCGACGGGACcggcccgccgcccgcccgccccgcgccccggccgccggccccgccgccgccccgggcgggccgggccgcgcgTCACCGGGCGCCGCCAATCGCCGCGCGCGGCCCGGGGCGGAGCTCCcgcccggggcggcggggccgccgctgCGTCagctgcggggccgggcggcggtAGGGCCGGTGCGCCCGGAGCCTCCGCCGGCGGGGTGCACCGGGTACCCTCGGCACCTGGCGGGACAGCGTCACTGAGCACCGCCTGCACCCGGTGTgggcaccggcaccgggcacGGGCCTTGCCCTGCCCCGCGGCACCCGCATCGGGCGCTGCTCTGGCTCCTGCGTGCAGCGACACTGGCGCCCGTCCCAGCACGGCGACTCAGCCCGGTGCGGTGCCAAGTTTGTGCCAGCGGGCAGCACCACGGGCTCTGTGTTCGGGCAGGAGGGCACCGTGGGCGGAACACCGTGGGAAGGAGGGCACCATGCCCAGgcagggctctcctgcaggcCCTCGTAGCGCCTTTACAAAAAGGAGCTGGTGGAAGGCGTTCATGGTGGGCTCACACCCGGTGCCACAACTATGTGACTCAGCTCAGCCCCGGACTCTGCCCAGTGGCAGAGGGTCTGAGGGCACCCTCAAGCCGTGGCTGCTATGGCAGCGTCCAGGCTCTGGCCCCATTCCCGAAGCCCCAGGAGTCGAGGCTCTGGCTTTCTACAGCTGTTGGGTCACCGCCGTCCTTGGGAGCCTGGGTGCTGGGATGTGCAGGCAGGAAGCTCCTGCTGCCAGTTCCCCTCCCACGCAGCCTGCTCTGGATtgtgcctggggctgagcccctggTGTGGGGCCggctctgcagccagggcagtTAAGGGCATCGAGCAGAGCCCACCAGCTATGGGGGCAGCAGAAGACTGGAGCAGGACCACCTGAGACCACTGACTGagtgggcagcaggggcagctgtgctgtcTGGGCAAGAACTGGCCGAATCTAGCCCTTGATCCCACCGAGGGCTTCGGGGGACAGAGGCACATCAGCCCacctctgtggctgctgagtCAGCAGTAACCTGTTTCTGGCCCAGTAGTAGATGAAGCCTGTGGAACGGCTGCTTCCAGTCGAGCCCTGGGCTAATCCCAAACAGAGCAGGGGGCGAACAGGAAGTCGCCTCCAGCCCCGGCAGAACCGAGAGGTGTTTCTCTGcatgcccagctctgctgggagactCCATGAGCAGCTGCACCTCAGCCAAGCCCGGTCCTGTTCCCGGCACTGTGGAGTGCTTCTTTAGCCAGACTGGGGAATGCACGGCGCATCCGGCCCATGGCACCGTGTGCCAGCCCGTGGGACATGTGTCGCTAACCATGTCCTAGCCAGTGGTAATGTGTTGATCGCCACGTGTCCGGGCCGGGCCAGCACCCTGGTGCCGGAGACCCTCTGGGCAGAGACGTGCCAGAGGAGCTCGTGGGGGGAGTAAGGAGGGAGACAAACGTCCCTCTGCCCCCGCCCTGGGGTGCAGGACCCAAGGAGGGCCTTTCCGGGGgtgtctctgctgtcccctccctgggggctccctgtccctgcccaggcgGGGAAGGCGGCCAGGAAGCGTGagcttctgctgcctcctgcaggcaTCGCCCGCCAGTGCCGGTGGCCAAGGagccggccccggccccacAAAACCCACCCGAGCAGCATCGGCCCGCACGAAGACTGCGCTCACCCACCGGGACGCGTTCGGTGTTTATTGTGAGAGTGGGAAccagctgcctgcctggccCCAGGGTTGCACCCACCGACCCGGCTCACCGGCGCCGCCCGGACCCCCAGAGCACGTTGCATGGCCCGCGACACGCGTGACACTGCGGGGACCGCAGCCGGGCAGCGAAGGCACTCGCAGAGCATGCAGGCGCTGCGgggctgctcttccctctgcccGGGCGTGTGCAGGAGCCGTGCGGATTGGTGCTGCCCGCGTCCAGCTGCACACCGGAGCAGGTCCGTGCACGGGCGAGGCTGTCCCCGGGGAGTGGCGGCGGGACCGAACCCCGCGGCTGGTCCCTGCCCCGCCCGCGGGCGCTGTGCTCCTACACCACGTCCAGGCCAGTGGACAGCGATGTCCGCCGGCGGGGACTGCGGCAGCCGGAGCAGCGCGGCTCCAGGGACCCCACACAGCCGGCGTTTCTGGCGAGCTGCCACAGCTTCTGGCGGAAGCGCCGGCTGAGAAAGCCGTAGAGCAAGGGGTTGAGGCAGCAGCGCAGGTACGCCAGCACGCCGGTGACCAGCAGTGCCAGGTCCTTGCGGCGGCTCTGGGAGCAGTTTATCTCccagctgcccagcagctcGGTCGCGTCCAGCATCACCATCAGActgtggggcagctgcaggaccACAAACACCACCACGAGGGCCACCAGCACTCGCAGCGTCTGGCGGTGCTGGGTACCACGGGTCGCCAGCAGCGTCCGTGCCACAGCTGCATAGCAGACTGTCATCACCAGGAAGGGCACTGCAAAGCCAAGCACCACCTGCACCAGGTTGGTCGCCCCCCGGGCTACCTGTGAGACCACAGTGGGGGGGAAGACGACATGACAGAACTGGAaatcctggtgctgctgtgcctggctgtaGATGAAGTGGGGCAGCGCtagcagcatggccagcagccaggccaggcccACCGTCAGCCGGCCGTGGCAGCGAGCTCGAGTTCGTGGGTGCAGGTGCCAGGCAGCCGGCCCCCGCACAATGGCCACATAGCGATCTACGCTGATGcaggtgaggaagaggaagccGCTGTAGAAGTTGAGGAAGTAGAGACCCTGCAGTGCCTTGCAGGCGGCTGTGCTTGGGGACAAGCTGGTGATGGTGaagggcagcaccaggagcagcaggaggtcagATAGAGCGAGGTGCAGGAGGCAGACATCGGTGACACTGTGTGCCTGGTGATAGCAGCAGTGTatgagcagcaccagcccatTCCCCAATATGCCCAAGAGTGAGAGCAACGGGTACATGAGAGGCTGGAAGGTGCGGACAAAGCCCTGTACTGCCTGCTTCTCACAGAGCTCAGGCAACATGCTGGCTCCGCCTGAGTACTCATCCTCCCAGGGGTAGAAGTCAGTGGTGGTCATGAGCTCTGTTGAGATGAGGCTGGGAGTCACCTGTGCAGAGGGAGGCTGAGTGAGGAGGGCTCAGTGGCTGTGGTTCAGCCACGAGGTACAGAAccacagcccttccccaccCAGCCTCACCACTGGGAGCCCCAGTGTGCTGCGGCTCCTGGTCCCTGGCCCCACGTGTGGGGGTTGTTTCTGTCACACCCACCCCACAGCAGCGCAAGGTTCACTGTGCTCAGTCATTGCAAGACTCACCACACATTCTCTAACAGCCatctgcagtgcagagctggtggAGGGACGTGATCTCAGCCATGGTGTCCCTAGCTCAGCACTGTGTCCCATGAACTAACCCTGCACCTGCCAGGGGAACTGTTCTGGGGCTCAGCACCCAGCCTGTGGCCCCAGCTGACCTGGGCAATTGAGTGTTGGGGATCCACACCAGCATCCCTAGGTACCCAAAGCCCCCATGCACCACCCTGGGGACCTCAGTGTGGGCACAGCCTTGCACTGCTTGGTCCTGCCCCCAGATAGGGAGCTCCTGCCTCACACAGGTTGCAGGCAGCTGAGCACAGTGCTCCCACCTcccagctgctcagctctgctctggggcagcaaGACAGTCCTGCAGCCTGGTACTGCTGGGTTGGGACCCCACTGGCCTGGAGATCAGAATCTGGCACTCTCTAACTCACAACACTGACACTCACAGTGGTCTGACACTCACAGTAGCCTCACAACAACAGTTTCACTCTGGCCCCTGTCAACGAGCCCAGGCAGCTGGGCTTAAGCCCCTCAACTGCTCTGGGGCCACAGGTGGGATCAGAACGCAGTGCCATGGCAGGTCaactctccagcagctcctctagCCCCTTTCATGCTCAGGGCCCCAGGGGCCTGGCACCAGGCACTGCCCTGATTCCCCAGGCTTTTGCCTTTCAGTCTAAAACCACAGGGCTGACAAAAAAAACTACCTgaaaaaaactaagaaaagcCAAtgatgggggggggggtggtCCTACCCGGCTCCCAGCAAACCCCTCACCCTGCAGCCCCCTTACCTGCTCAGTCATTGCACAGCAGAACCTTTCCCCTGGCTGGTGGGTCTGAAGCTGTTTGATGTCTCGGTGCTCTGTTAAACTGTGGTTACAATTCTGATACTGAAAACAATGCAGTaggcccagccctggggagggaggCAAGGCAGCAGGTGTGACCCCCCTTTGGGGCCTGTGTTGGATCTATAACATCTGCATGCTGGGACAGAAATAGCACCTCTGCTTAGTCTCTGACATGTGGGTATGCAGGCCAAACCTGGGAGCACCCAGACAGGGGAGCAGGGTCCGGCCGAGGTTCATCCAGGACATGCAGAAaaccccagcccatcccagggcTATTGTTGGCTCCTTGCAGGACCAGAGGGAATGGGGCCAATGAATGGAGTGGGGGCCACTCTGAGATGAcactgagctgggcacaggcaggatgCTCCTCCAGCAGGATTGGCAGAGCCCTGTCTGGTTTAGGGTTATCTTTTCCTGATGGCAAACATGGTGGTTCCAGAAGCTGGAGTGGCTGTTGGTGCAGGGCACTCCAGTCACCCAGGGGTCCCAAGCTGGTGCTGCATCCCCACAGGATGTGGGGCAGGCTTGTCGCTGGTTGTTGACAACAACATTTCCAGCTCCTCAttaaaaagcagattaattCCTTTGGGGCAGAGGCCCCACTTTCCTCTCCCCAGGAGGGAGAAAATTGATCCCTAGCTTTAATGGGCTCCTGGCCATAATCCCTCAATCCCCCTTTCTCCCAGCTACAG
Encoded proteins:
- the CCR10 gene encoding C-C chemokine receptor type 10, which encodes MTEQVTPSLISTELMTTTDFYPWEDEYSGGASMLPELCEKQAVQGFVRTFQPLMYPLLSLLGILGNGLVLLIHCCYHQAHSVTDVCLLHLALSDLLLLLVLPFTITSLSPSTAACKALQGLYFLNFYSGFLFLTCISVDRYVAIVRGPAAWHLHPRTRARCHGRLTVGLAWLLAMLLALPHFIYSQAQQHQDFQFCHVVFPPTVVSQVARGATNLVQVVLGFAVPFLVMTVCYAAVARTLLATRGTQHRQTLRVLVALVVVFVVLQLPHSLMVMLDATELLGSWEINCSQSRRKDLALLVTGVLAYLRCCLNPLLYGFLSRRFRQKLWQLARNAGCVGSLEPRCSGCRSPRRRTSLSTGLDVV